The nucleotide window CGGCACCCAGGTCCTCGAGCCCGCGCTCCAGCATCCGCCCCATGGCCTGGAAGAGCCCCAGCCCGCCGACGAGCGCCGCGGCGGCCAGGAGTCCCGCCAACAGCCCGGCAGCCGCCTGCCAGGGAGACCGGCGCAGCCCTGCGCGGATCAGGCCGCCGAGCCCCACGGGGCTCGGCCTCACACCGCCGCGACCCACAGATCCGCCCTCAGGACGCACAGCTGACCCTTCCCTGGCTGAGCACCAGGTGGCGGCCGGCCGTCGGGACCAGCTCGCTGCTGTGCGTCACCATCACCACGGTGGTGCCGGCCCGGTTCTCCTCCTGGAAGAGGGCGACGATGGCGCGCTCGGTCTCCTCGTCCAGGTCGGCGGTGGGCTCGTCGGCCAGCAGCACCTCGGGCCGGTTCAGCAGGGCCCGGGCCACGGCGACCCGCTTCTGCTGGCCCCCCGAAAGCTGCCAGGGCAGCCGGTCTGCGTAGTCCGCCAGCCCGACGCGCTCCAGCAGCTCCAGCGCCCGCCGCCAGGTGCCCCCCTCCCCCGGCGGCAGGAAGGAGGCAGGGAGCATCAGGTTCTCCATGACCGTGAGCGTGGGGATCAGGCTGGCGAATTGGAAGACGAACCCGATGTGGCGGGCGCGGAAGCGCGCCCGGTCCCTGTCGGAGAGCGACCAGAGGTCCTGGCCCATCACCGTGACCCGGCCCTCGTCCGGACGGGTCAGGCCGCCCATCAGGGCCAGCAGCGTGGACTTCCCGGCCCCCGACCGGCCGGTGACCATGACGAACTCGCCGGGCTCGATCCGGGCGCACAGCGGCTCGACGGCCACCACCCGCTGCCGCCCGGCCCGGTAGGTCTTGGTCACCTCGTAGAGCTGGATCACCGGGCGAACCCCCCTATCGTGCGAAGATGGCCTCGTGGGGCTCCAGCCGGGCCAGGCGCAGGGCCGGACCGGCCGCGGCCAGGACGCCCCCTGCGGCGCAGAGCAGCACCACCCCGGCCGCCAGCAGCATCTGCTCACCCGGCGGCGGGTAGAGGAAGGGCAGGGTGTAGGAGACCATGATCGCCTCCTTGAACAGGGCGTAGACCGCCCCGCCGCCCACGACGCCGGCGGTCCCGCCCAGGGCGCCCAGCAGGGCCGCCTCCAGGAGCAGCGCACGCACGGACTGGCCCGCGGTCGCGCCCATCGCCCGGAGCAGGCCGATCTCCCGGGAGCGCTCCTGGGCGATGGCGAAAAAGAGAATGAGGAAGAGCAGGAGCGCGATCACCAGCAGCGCCAGGG belongs to Symbiobacterium terraclitae and includes:
- a CDS encoding ABC transporter ATP-binding protein encodes the protein MIQLYEVTKTYRAGRQRVVAVEPLCARIEPGEFVMVTGRSGAGKSTLLALMGGLTRPDEGRVTVMGQDLWSLSDRDRARFRARHIGFVFQFASLIPTLTVMENLMLPASFLPPGEGGTWRRALELLERVGLADYADRLPWQLSGGQQKRVAVARALLNRPEVLLADEPTADLDEETERAIVALFQEENRAGTTVVMVTHSSELVPTAGRHLVLSQGRVSCAS